The following coding sequences are from one Triticum aestivum cultivar Chinese Spring chromosome 5A, IWGSC CS RefSeq v2.1, whole genome shotgun sequence window:
- the LOC123105116 gene encoding probable prolyl 4-hydroxylase 9 — translation MHASEISARPPYNKQTNRTLARSSISAAIPRPPREDSPPPELPSPSSSSPSPASPHPTNTLRQAREAPAAMKGGGAIRSGGGGGGGLMRTRLRLPVVLLSCSLFFLAGFLGSLLFTQDPQGEEDVERPLRRERLMEAVWPEMAYGESGEPTPSLIPYQILSWQPRALYFPQFATAEQCENVVKTAKARLRPSTLALRKGESEETTKGIRTSSGTFLSAEEDPTGALAEIEKKIAKATMMPRSHGEPFNVLRYEIGQKYASHYDAFDPAQYGPQKSQRVASFLLYLTDVEEGGETMFPYENGDNMNIGYDYEQCIGLKVKPRKGDGLLFYSLMLNGTIDPTSLHGSCPVVKGEKWVATKWIRDRGSTS, via the exons ATGCACGCGTCTGAGATCAGCGCACGGCCCCCGTATAACAAACAAACCAATCGTACGCTCGCTCGCTCATCAATTTCAGCAGCCATTCCACGACCGCCCAGAGAAGACTCGCCTCCTCCCGAGCTCCCCTCTCCGTCCTCGTCGTCTCCCTCTCCCGCTTCCCCCCACCCAACCAACACGCTACGCCAGGCGCGAGAGGCACCAGCGGCCATGAAGGGCGGCGGAGCCATCAGgagcggcggcgggggaggcggcgggctgATGCGGACGCGGCTGCGGCTCCCCGTGGTGCTCCTCTCCTGctccctcttcttcctcgccgGCTTCCTCGGCTCCCTCCTCTTCACCCAG GATCCGCAGggggaggaggacgtggagcgGCCGCTGCGGAGGGAGCGGCTCATGGAGGCGGTCTGGCCGGAGATGGCGTACGGGGAGTCCGGCGAGCCCACGCCCTCCTTGATCCCTTACCAG ATTTTGAGCTGGCAACCCCGTGCATTATATTTTCCACAATTTGCAACAGCAGAACAGTGTGAGAATGTAGTAAAAACTGCGAAGGCACGGCTTAGGCCATCAACATTGGCCTTAAGGAAAGGAGAAAGCGAGGAGACTACCAAAGGAATAAGGACAAG CTCAGGCACATTCCTTAGTGCCGAAGAAGATCCAACTGGAGCCCTTGCAGAAATTGAAAAGAAGATTGCGAAGGCTACCATGATGCCAAGAAGTCATGGAGAG CCATTTAATGTCCTTCGGTATGAGATTGGACAGAAGTATGCTTCACACTATGATGCATTTGACCCGGCTCAATATGGTCCACAAAAAAGTCAAAGG GTGGCATCTTTCTTGCTCTACCTCACGGATGTCGAGGAAGGTGGAGAAACCATGTTCCCATATGAG AATGGGGATAATATGAACATAGGCTACGACTACGAACAGTGCATCGGCTTAAAGGTGAAACCGAGGAAGGGGGATGGCCTCTTGTTTTACTCCCTTATGCTAAATGGTACCATTGATCCG ACTTCACTTCATGGAAGCTGCCCAGTGGTCAAAGGAGAGAAATGGGTCGCCACAAAATGGATTAGAGACAGAGGCTCCACGTCCTAA